A window of Roseovarius sp. THAF27 contains these coding sequences:
- a CDS encoding TRAP transporter large permease: MTDGTIITLISLGVTFLFMLGVPVFLVIAYWVIGCSFVLNLTLDNLGAELLNVFNKGFALLAMPLFILTGDLINKSGIARRLSDFAYACLGWLRGGLAMASLGACGLFAAISGSNSATTATIGSMLHPEMVKGGYDERFSAATAAAGGTVGIIIPPSIIFIVYGFLMNLPISDLFVAGILPGALMVIGMQFACWIICRMNGWGYLIPLQLNRVLKTAFGAWLGFFAIGLVLWGIYTGKFSPTEAAGVTVGFCIIAGLLSWVVSRVFHVDGTKPWNEKSYLSMLVVEGFTIPEIPGIVMRSAQITGILAPLIAISVVMQQILSLLGAQAVIGDFLTSMGGYYPVLFTAMLIVFFSGMILESLPVTIILAPILAPIAASVGVDPVHFSVIFLVGASIGFITPPYGLNLYVASGVTGVPYFRLLKYTVPYLIALISVWVLVSLVPDLALALLPNR; the protein is encoded by the coding sequence ATGACGGATGGTACAATCATTACGCTGATTTCGCTGGGCGTGACGTTCCTGTTCATGCTGGGTGTGCCGGTGTTCCTGGTGATCGCCTATTGGGTGATCGGGTGCAGTTTCGTGTTGAACCTGACGCTGGACAACCTGGGCGCGGAATTGCTGAACGTGTTCAACAAGGGGTTCGCCCTGCTGGCGATGCCGCTGTTCATCCTGACCGGCGACCTGATCAACAAGTCGGGGATTGCGCGAAGGCTGTCTGACTTTGCCTATGCCTGTCTGGGCTGGTTGCGAGGGGGACTCGCCATGGCGAGCCTTGGGGCGTGCGGGCTGTTTGCCGCCATTTCGGGGTCGAACTCGGCCACGACGGCCACGATCGGTTCGATGCTGCATCCCGAGATGGTGAAGGGCGGGTACGACGAGCGGTTTTCGGCGGCCACGGCAGCAGCGGGCGGCACGGTGGGGATCATCATCCCGCCCTCGATCATCTTCATCGTCTACGGGTTTTTGATGAACCTGCCGATTTCGGACCTGTTCGTGGCGGGCATCCTGCCCGGGGCGCTGATGGTCATCGGGATGCAGTTCGCCTGCTGGATCATCTGCCGGATGAATGGCTGGGGCTACCTGATCCCGCTGCAACTGAACCGGGTTCTGAAAACCGCGTTCGGGGCCTGGCTGGGGTTCTTTGCCATCGGGCTGGTGCTGTGGGGCATCTATACCGGCAAGTTTTCCCCGACCGAGGCGGCGGGCGTGACGGTGGGCTTCTGCATCATCGCGGGGCTGCTGAGCTGGGTGGTGAGCCGCGTGTTCCACGTGGACGGCACGAAGCCCTGGAACGAGAAATCGTACCTGTCGATGCTGGTGGTCGAAGGCTTCACCATCCCCGAGATCCCCGGCATCGTGATGCGCTCGGCGCAGATCACGGGCATCCTGGCGCCGCTGATCGCCATCTCGGTGGTGATGCAGCAGATCCTGTCGCTGCTGGGCGCGCAGGCGGTGATCGGCGATTTCCTGACCTCGATGGGGGGGTATTATCCGGTTCTGTTCACCGCGATGCTGATCGTGTTCTTTTCCGGCATGATCCTGGAATCGCTGCCCGTCACGATCATCCTTGCGCCCATCCTCGCGCCGATTGCGGCCAGCGTGGGGGTCGATCCGGTGCATTTCTCGGTGATCTTCCTGGTGGGCGCCTCTATCGGGTTCATCACGCCGCCCTATGGGCTTAACCTTTATGTGGCCTCGGGGGTGACGGGGGTGCCATACTTCAGGCTGCTGAAGTATACTGTGCCGTATCTTATTGCCTTGATCAGCGTGTGGGTTCTGGTCTCGCTGGTGCCCGACCTGGCCTTGGCACTGTTGCCGAACAGGTAG
- a CDS encoding TRAP transporter small permease, whose protein sequence is MSIMTDVGEIFSAVASNDAWMIRESLQSNAAWYLGAVVTLVGGLALVAMYRALPFVERHLERTIMVVAYLAVALIIFWGVIDRFVFSSQLPWSTTIPPLLFMIMAWFGATYNVALRTHLSFAEFRSRMPRSGQFACLMLDAVLWFVFAVIVMVTTARAAALSASNFQIVLGTDNTLQWWFLITAPIAFLLMAARTFQNLFEDISNWRSGRPLIKQAVIGGDV, encoded by the coding sequence ATGTCGATCATGACCGACGTGGGAGAGATTTTTTCGGCCGTCGCCTCGAATGACGCCTGGATGATCCGGGAATCGCTGCAATCGAATGCCGCGTGGTACCTGGGCGCGGTCGTGACGCTGGTGGGCGGGCTGGCGCTGGTGGCGATGTACCGCGCGCTGCCCTTCGTCGAGCGGCACCTTGAGCGCACGATCATGGTGGTGGCCTACCTGGCGGTGGCGCTGATCATCTTCTGGGGCGTGATCGACCGCTTCGTCTTTTCCAGCCAGCTGCCGTGGTCGACGACGATCCCGCCCTTGCTGTTCATGATCATGGCGTGGTTCGGGGCGACGTATAACGTGGCCCTGCGCACCCATCTGAGCTTTGCGGAGTTCCGCAGCCGGATGCCGCGGAGCGGACAGTTCGCCTGCCTGATGCTGGACGCGGTGCTGTGGTTCGTCTTTGCCGTCATCGTGATGGTCACCACGGCGCGGGCCGCCGCGCTGTCGGCGTCGAATTTCCAGATCGTGCTGGGCACGGACAACACGCTGCAATGGTGGTTCCTGATCACCGCGCCGATCGCGTTCCTGCTGATGGCGGCGCGGACGTTCCAGAACCTGTTCGAGGATATTTCCAACTGGCGGTCGGGCCGGCCGTTGATCAAGCAGGCCGTGATCGGGGGGGACGTGTGA
- a CDS encoding TRAP transporter substrate-binding protein: protein MAIYDRVKGVSRRDFFKIAGTYGMSSTLMAAGAFGGAMTAANLARAAESTYEKRFSKEAKHTLKLGAAGFNPQNLLIERAGVLDFARDLESRTDGEIRIEFIGNNQICNQLSCVEKTQQGITDMYAASTQNSAGGAPYLNVLDYAYMFRSRADQYYFLYHPKSVEILRDPLEKRHGLKFLFSHAELRGIQLGLSWEDKPTVTKLEEIFGTKNRVTGTQLGRIAMEALNLNPVPIAWEETLDGLKQGLIDGAETWASAVAYANMSPVVSQCVDLKFFCGTEHTAMSASVFDGLDGALQDAVMESAYYAQSYVQAANEAALVNTVGFSHPHQGPDTIFAQNNVRVAALPDEEIKKAEEMCSPEFQPQLWEQWRERLNQWSGGLDTYQEIYDTVREHDVTLAENVEPRRWWKG, encoded by the coding sequence ATGGCAATTTATGACCGAGTGAAGGGCGTTTCGCGCCGGGATTTTTTCAAGATAGCAGGCACTTACGGCATGAGTTCGACGCTCATGGCGGCGGGGGCCTTTGGTGGTGCAATGACGGCGGCGAACCTGGCGCGTGCGGCGGAATCGACCTATGAGAAGCGATTCTCGAAGGAGGCGAAGCACACGCTGAAACTGGGGGCGGCGGGGTTCAACCCGCAGAACCTGCTGATCGAACGGGCGGGCGTGCTGGACTTTGCCCGCGACCTGGAGAGCCGGACGGACGGGGAGATCCGGATCGAGTTCATCGGCAACAACCAGATCTGCAACCAGCTGTCCTGCGTGGAGAAAACGCAGCAGGGCATCACCGACATGTACGCGGCCTCGACCCAGAACTCGGCCGGGGGCGCGCCTTACCTGAACGTGCTGGACTATGCCTACATGTTCCGCAGCCGGGCGGACCAGTATTACTTCCTCTATCACCCGAAAAGCGTGGAAATCCTGCGCGACCCGTTGGAGAAACGCCACGGTCTGAAGTTCCTGTTCAGCCACGCGGAGCTGCGCGGCATCCAGCTGGGCCTGTCGTGGGAGGACAAGCCGACGGTGACCAAGCTGGAGGAGATCTTCGGCACCAAGAACCGCGTCACTGGAACGCAGCTGGGGCGGATCGCGATGGAAGCGCTGAACCTGAACCCGGTGCCGATCGCGTGGGAGGAAACGCTGGACGGTCTGAAGCAGGGCCTGATCGACGGGGCCGAGACCTGGGCCTCGGCGGTGGCCTATGCCAACATGTCGCCGGTCGTAAGCCAGTGCGTGGACCTGAAGTTCTTCTGCGGGACAGAGCACACGGCGATGAGCGCGTCGGTCTTCGACGGCCTGGACGGCGCGTTGCAGGACGCTGTGATGGAATCGGCGTATTACGCGCAATCCTACGTGCAGGCGGCGAACGAGGCTGCGCTGGTCAACACGGTGGGCTTCAGCCATCCGCACCAGGGGCCCGACACGATCTTTGCACAGAACAACGTGCGGGTCGCGGCGCTGCCCGACGAGGAGATCAAGAAGGCCGAGGAAATGTGCAGCCCCGAGTTCCAGCCGCAGCTGTGGGAACAGTGGCGCGAGCGGCTGAACCAGTGGTCGGGCGGTCTGGATACCTACCAGGAAATCTATGACACCGTGCGCGAGCATGACGTGACTCTGGCCGAGAATGTCGAGCCGCGCCGCTGGTGGAAAGGCTGA
- a CDS encoding GMC family oxidoreductase, giving the protein MDTDYVIVGAGSAGCVVANRLSKDPKVRVTLLEAGPPDRNPWIHIPVGYFKTMHNPTVDWCYKTEPDPGLNGRAIDWPRGKVLGGSSSLNGLLYVRGQPQDYDRWRQMGNTGWGWDDVLPLFKRAENNERGADAHHGDAGPLSVSNMRIQRPICDAWVAAAQTAGYPFNPDYNGEDQEGVGYFQLTTRNGRRCSAAVAYLRPIRDRKNLRIVTNAQVTRVLIDGKRVTGVEYRDKGGQLQIIGANREVILCGGAINSPQVLMLSGLGDPEHLRQNGITPHHALPGVGRNLQDHLQARLVFKCNEPTLNDEVRSLASQARIALKYALFRSGPMTMAASLATGFLKTRPDVDTPDIQFHVQPWSADSPGAGVHPFSAFTMSVCQLRPESRGEIRLDGPDPTTYPRIHPHYLSTDLDCRTLTEGVKIARRIARHAPLSTKIAEEFRPTADLPMDDDAATLDWARNHSVSIYHPTGTCKMGDDPNAVVDARLRVHGLTGLRVADCSIMPEIVSGNTNAPAIMIGEKCADLVLEDA; this is encoded by the coding sequence GTGGATACCGATTACGTGATCGTCGGCGCGGGGTCTGCGGGCTGCGTCGTGGCCAACCGGCTCAGCAAGGACCCCAAGGTGCGCGTCACACTGCTCGAGGCAGGCCCGCCCGACCGCAATCCGTGGATTCACATCCCGGTCGGCTACTTCAAGACGATGCACAATCCCACCGTCGACTGGTGCTACAAGACCGAGCCCGACCCCGGTCTCAACGGCCGCGCCATCGACTGGCCGCGCGGCAAGGTGCTGGGCGGGTCGTCCTCGCTCAACGGGCTTCTCTACGTGCGCGGCCAGCCGCAGGATTACGACCGCTGGCGCCAGATGGGCAACACCGGCTGGGGCTGGGACGACGTTCTGCCCCTCTTCAAACGGGCCGAGAACAACGAGCGCGGGGCCGACGCGCATCACGGCGACGCCGGCCCCTTGTCCGTGTCCAACATGCGCATCCAGCGTCCCATCTGCGACGCCTGGGTCGCCGCCGCCCAGACCGCCGGATATCCCTTCAACCCCGACTACAACGGCGAGGATCAAGAGGGCGTGGGCTATTTCCAGCTCACCACCCGCAACGGCCGCCGGTGCAGCGCCGCCGTGGCCTACCTGCGCCCCATCCGCGACCGCAAGAACCTCAGGATCGTCACAAACGCCCAGGTTACCCGCGTGCTGATCGACGGCAAGCGCGTCACCGGCGTCGAATACCGCGACAAGGGCGGCCAGCTTCAGATCATCGGCGCCAACCGCGAGGTGATCCTGTGCGGGGGGGCCATCAACAGCCCGCAGGTCCTCATGCTGTCAGGCCTGGGCGACCCCGAGCACCTCCGGCAGAACGGCATCACCCCACACCACGCTTTGCCCGGCGTGGGCCGCAACCTCCAGGACCACCTACAGGCGCGGCTGGTGTTCAAATGCAACGAACCCACCCTGAACGACGAGGTGCGCAGCCTCGCCTCGCAAGCCCGCATCGCGCTCAAATACGCGCTCTTTCGCTCGGGGCCGATGACCATGGCCGCCAGCCTCGCCACCGGCTTCCTGAAAACCCGCCCCGACGTGGACACCCCCGACATCCAGTTCCACGTCCAGCCCTGGTCCGCCGACAGCCCCGGCGCGGGCGTGCACCCGTTCTCGGCCTTCACCATGTCGGTCTGCCAGCTGCGCCCCGAAAGCCGGGGCGAAATCCGCCTCGATGGCCCCGACCCCACAACCTATCCCAGGATCCACCCGCATTACCTCTCGACCGATCTCGACTGCCGGACCCTCACCGAAGGCGTCAAGATCGCCCGCCGCATCGCCCGCCACGCGCCCTTGTCCACCAAGATCGCCGAGGAATTCCGCCCCACCGCCGATCTGCCGATGGACGACGACGCCGCCACGCTCGACTGGGCGCGCAACCACTCGGTCTCGATCTATCACCCCACCGGCACCTGCAAGATGGGCGACGACCCGAACGCCGTGGTCGACGCCCGCCTGCGCGTGCATGGGCTCACGGGCCTGCGCGTGGCCGATTGCTCGATCATGCCGGAAATCGTCTCGGGCAACACCAACGCCCCCGCGATCATGATCGGCGAGAAATGCGCCGACCTCGTGCTGGAGGACGCCTGA